From the genome of bacterium:
GGGCCACATCACCGGGGATGAGCTCTATCAGAGGGTTCGCGATCGCCACTCGAATATCGGATACACCACGGTGTATCGGACGATGAAGCTGCTCTGTGATGCGGGGCTGGCCAGCGAGCGGCATTTCGACGACGGCATTACCCGCTACGAGATCGAGCATGAGCACCATGACCATCTGGTGTGTGTGCGATGTGGAAAGATCGTCGAGTTCGACTGCCAGATGATCGAGACGGCCCAGGATGAAATCGTGAAGCGCTACGGCTTCCGGCTCCTGCGCCATCGCCACGAGCTCTACGGGCATTGTCCGGATTGCCAACAGCGGGATCGCGACCGCTAGCACGGGCACGCCCTTGCGCTGGCACGTAGTGCTGGGCAATCTCAGGCCACACGCCCCCCGTGCTCTTCCCTCCGAAGGAGGCCTGGCGTGTCGATCGACCATCGCTGTCTGCCCGTATTCATTTCGTTCCTGGCGGTCGGATTCGTGGGCTGTGCCCACCTGACGCAGGAACTCCCGCCCGCTCCGGAACCCGCGATGGAGGAGCCGGCTCCGAGCGTCTCGGTGCCCTCATCGCTCCACACAGTGGCACCCGGCGAGACGGTCTGGGCGATCGCACGGCGCTACGACCTGACGGTGGAAGAGTTGGTCGACCTGAACGCCATCGCTGATGTCCGCCAGGTCTCCGTTGGGACGGAGTTGATCGTACCCGGCGCACCGGAATCGATCCTACCCGAGCTGCCGGAACCGGCAGCCGAGTTGGAGCGACCCGATGTTGCCGCGGCTCCAATCCCCGCGGTCGAAGACGCCTCGCATAACTACCGGGTGCGTCGAGGCGAGACCCTCTGGCGTATCGCCCAGCGCCACGGAATCGAAGCGGCTGAACTGGCCGCGATGAACGGAATGCAACGCCCCGAGCGCCTCCGAGCCGGCCGTGTCATCCAGGTTCCGGGCGAAGCGCCTCCCCAGGAGTGTGCCTGTGACCGTCCCCAGCCGGTCGAGATCGCGATCCAGGAGCCGGTCGCGTGCGAGGCGCCGCCGGCGCCTCCGCGGGCACCCGCGCCCGCCCCGGTTTCCGGAACGCCCTACGCCGCGATCGACGCGGTCCTCACGGTTGGCGATGCCTACCTCGATTCGGCTCGCTTCGAGGAAGCCATCGATATGGCCGATCTCGGTCTGGATCTACTGGGCGAACTCTGGGTTCGGGAGGACGCAGGCCCTCGAATCGCCCGCGCGGAGCTTCTTCGCGGGATTGCCCACGTGGCCCTGGAGCGGCCCTCCGAGGGGCGAGCCTCGTTTCGCGCCGCGCTGCGAGTCGAACCCGAGATCGTGGTCGGCTCCGACGCATCTCCGAAGGTCCAGGAGGTCTTCGACTCCGCTCGAATGGAAGTCTCCGCAGCCCTCGCATCCCAGTAAGTCAACAGCGGGGAGGTCGAAGGGTCGTCGGTGATGCTGCCGAAGGCGCCCTGGAAGTTGGCCTCGAACATTTCGTCGAAGTGACCGCAGATGCGATCGCTGAACAGGCCGATGGCCTTGAGGGTCGGGATCACGAAACCTCGAACGGGGCCGGTACGGCCACCCGAACGTTCCAGTGAGTTCTTGATCAGTTCGCGCTCCTCGATCAGCGCCTTCATGGCTTCCGCCGGGTCGACGCCCGCATCGGCCCACAGCTGGAGAGCGGTATCGCGCATGGACAGGCCTGCCCGTGAGTCGATCAGCAGGCGGGCCGCTTCGAAAGCGAAGTCCTCGACTTCGGCGACCTGTTCATCGTCGAGGGTCGGGACGATCGTGGAGAGATATTTCACCCCGTAGCCCGTATGTCGCGCTTCATCGCGAGATACCAGCGTCAGCAGATCCTTCAGCAGCGGTTCCTCGGTCTGGTTGCGCATGTCCCGGAAGCTGTAGAGGGCGAGGCCCTCGGTCACGATGTTCATGCCAACGGCCTTGAGCAGCCAGTTATCCGTCTCGAGTACGTTGTCGAGCAGCTGCTTCAGGCCTGGTGCAATCGGTTGCACGTCCCCGAGCTTGCGGATGTAGGCGGCGAAGACTTCCACGTGCCGGGCCTCGTCCATGGTCTGGGTGCTC
Proteins encoded in this window:
- a CDS encoding transcriptional repressor is translated as MANELEQKALASYLEDHNLKQTKQREAILDVFLEVKGHITGDELYQRVRDRHSNIGYTTVYRTMKLLCDAGLASERHFDDGITRYEIEHEHHDHLVCVRCGKIVEFDCQMIETAQDEIVKRYGFRLLRHRHELYGHCPDCQQRDRDR
- a CDS encoding LysM peptidoglycan-binding domain-containing protein translates to MSIDHRCLPVFISFLAVGFVGCAHLTQELPPAPEPAMEEPAPSVSVPSSLHTVAPGETVWAIARRYDLTVEELVDLNAIADVRQVSVGTELIVPGAPESILPELPEPAAELERPDVAAAPIPAVEDASHNYRVRRGETLWRIAQRHGIEAAELAAMNGMQRPERLRAGRVIQVPGEAPPQECACDRPQPVEIAIQEPVACEAPPAPPRAPAPAPVSGTPYAAIDAVLTVGDAYLDSARFEEAIDMADLGLDLLGELWVREDAGPRIARAELLRGIAHVALERPSEGRASFRAALRVEPEIVVGSDASPKVQEVFDSARMEVSAALASQ
- a CDS encoding ferritin-like domain-containing protein, encoding MSDLPESHPVQTDGVKASMEAIYNWNYDSEIDQVRTLYANALDRQWIAMKDLDWDRDIDREAFSRSFTMGGIPVSETRFWKSLPADTRWDVARRTATFMLSNFLHGEQGAMMVAGQLVNVVPHMDGKFYASTQTMDEARHVEVFAAYIRKLGDVQPIAPGLKQLLDNVLETDNWLLKAVGMNIVTEGLALYSFRDMRNQTEEPLLKDLLTLVSRDEARHTGYGVKYLSTIVPTLDDEQVAEVEDFAFEAARLLIDSRAGLSMRDTALQLWADAGVDPAEAMKALIEERELIKNSLERSGGRTGPVRGFVIPTLKAIGLFSDRICGHFDEMFEANFQGAFGSITDDPSTSPLLTYWDARAAETSIRAESKTSWTFGDASEPTTISGSTRSAARNEARPSEGRSRATWAIPRRSSARAIRGPASSRTQSSPSRSRPRSAISMASSKRAESR